The Halogeometricum rufum genome has a segment encoding these proteins:
- a CDS encoding DUF7113 family protein — MLLVRGHGGGTTLTGTIFERGEEAPSYKGAPDEDAPYVWVCDEFYEVESGGSETEIDGRTINVAFDSPMPRGFDTREQALAAAKEHVRTQFARVGVAADDVRIEVVKSEPGTT, encoded by the coding sequence ATGCTTCTAGTTCGCGGCCACGGCGGCGGCACCACGCTGACGGGCACCATCTTCGAACGCGGCGAGGAGGCCCCGTCGTACAAGGGTGCGCCCGACGAGGACGCGCCGTACGTGTGGGTCTGCGACGAGTTCTACGAAGTCGAGAGCGGGGGGTCGGAGACGGAGATAGACGGGCGGACCATCAACGTCGCGTTCGACTCGCCGATGCCCCGCGGGTTCGACACGCGCGAACAGGCCCTCGCGGCGGCCAAAGAGCACGTCCGGACGCAGTTCGCCCGCGTCGGCGTCGCCGCCGACGACGTGCGCATCGAAGTGGTGAAGTCCGAACCCGGCACGACCTGA
- a CDS encoding NAD(+)/NADH kinase, producing the protein MQVAIVAQRGNSRAAYLSDDLRERLREAGVEVRVDAKTAAELGVEGHPVETFATADLVVSIGGDGTFLFAARGAGGTPIIGVNLGEVGFLNAVGPEDAVEAVMAEVERFRDGESLTHREVPRIAARTDGWTGHPAMNEIVVQGPRRGHGGGVGVEVRVDGSLYTGGHADGVLVATPTGSTAYNLSERGPLVHPSVEGLVVNEMVPDSGMPPLVVAPDAEVSITVTDAEEAVVVSDGRHRQYVTPPTEVTIATTDDPVRLAGPSSDFFEALGKLD; encoded by the coding sequence ATGCAGGTGGCCATCGTCGCACAACGGGGGAACAGTCGGGCCGCGTACCTGTCCGACGACCTCCGCGAGCGACTCCGCGAGGCGGGTGTGGAGGTCCGGGTCGACGCGAAGACGGCGGCGGAACTCGGCGTCGAGGGCCACCCGGTCGAGACGTTCGCGACGGCGGACCTCGTGGTGAGTATCGGCGGCGACGGAACGTTCCTGTTCGCCGCGCGCGGGGCGGGCGGGACGCCCATCATCGGCGTCAACCTCGGCGAAGTCGGCTTCCTGAACGCCGTGGGTCCCGAGGACGCCGTCGAGGCGGTGATGGCCGAAGTCGAGCGCTTCCGCGACGGCGAGTCGCTCACGCACCGCGAGGTGCCGCGCATCGCCGCCCGGACCGACGGCTGGACCGGCCACCCGGCGATGAACGAAATCGTCGTGCAGGGGCCGAGACGCGGCCACGGCGGCGGCGTCGGCGTGGAAGTCCGCGTCGACGGGTCGCTCTACACCGGCGGCCACGCCGACGGCGTCCTCGTGGCGACGCCGACGGGGAGCACCGCGTACAACCTGAGCGAACGCGGACCGCTCGTCCATCCGAGCGTCGAGGGCCTCGTCGTCAACGAGATGGTGCCGGACAGCGGGATGCCGCCGCTGGTCGTCGCGCCGGACGCCGAGGTGAGCATCACCGTGACGGACGCCGAGGAGGCCGTCGTCGTCAGCGACGGGCGGCACCGACAGTACGTCACGCCGCCGACCGAGGTGACGATAGCGACGACGGACGACCCCGTCCGACTCGCCGGACCGTCGTCTGACTTCTTCGAGGCGCTCGGAAAACTCGACTGA
- a CDS encoding dihydrodipicolinate synthase family protein, giving the protein MVADVTRRFRGVHCPLVTPFDADGAVDHGALGSLVEHVLDGGVDGVVPCGTTGEFASLTPAENRAVVETTVEHADGAPVLAGTAATGVAETLDRVEAAAAAGADAALVTLPYFHGSNDPAGDAAFLRAVADDAALPVYLYNLPACVGREIPVDTVVGVADHERVLGLKDSSGDFNYFSELLRRTPDAFQLFEGFDSHLVPGLLFGSDGGINALSNVIPEAFVAAADAVESGDTAAARRVHEEHVAPLFQQCVDHGFAPVAKAGLRARGVLDADAVRPPLVALDGDARDDVVNAVASVVAAYE; this is encoded by the coding sequence ATGGTCGCAGACGTCACGCGACGGTTTCGAGGAGTCCACTGTCCGCTCGTCACGCCGTTCGACGCCGACGGCGCGGTGGACCACGGAGCGCTCGGGTCGCTGGTCGAACACGTCCTCGACGGCGGCGTCGACGGCGTGGTGCCGTGCGGGACGACGGGTGAGTTCGCCAGCCTCACGCCCGCGGAGAACCGCGCCGTCGTCGAGACGACCGTCGAACACGCCGACGGTGCGCCGGTCCTCGCGGGGACGGCGGCGACGGGCGTCGCGGAGACGCTCGACCGAGTCGAGGCGGCGGCCGCGGCGGGTGCGGACGCCGCGCTCGTCACCCTGCCGTACTTCCACGGGTCGAACGACCCGGCGGGCGACGCGGCGTTCCTCCGCGCCGTCGCCGACGACGCCGCCCTCCCCGTCTACCTCTACAACCTCCCCGCATGCGTCGGGCGCGAGATACCCGTCGACACCGTGGTCGGGGTGGCCGACCACGAACGCGTCCTCGGGCTCAAGGACTCCAGCGGCGACTTCAACTACTTCTCGGAACTCCTCCGGCGGACGCCCGACGCGTTCCAACTGTTCGAGGGGTTCGACAGCCACCTCGTCCCCGGACTCCTGTTCGGGTCCGACGGCGGCATCAACGCGCTGTCGAACGTGATTCCGGAGGCGTTCGTGGCGGCCGCCGACGCCGTCGAATCGGGCGACACGGCCGCGGCGCGCCGGGTCCACGAGGAACACGTCGCACCCCTGTTCCAGCAGTGCGTCGACCACGGGTTCGCGCCCGTCGCGAAGGCGGGACTTCGGGCCCGCGGCGTCCTCGACGCGGACGCGGTCCGCCCGCCACTCGTCGCCCTCGACGGCGACGCCCGCGACGACGTGGTGAACGCCGTCGCCTCGGTCGTCGCCGCGTACGAGTAG
- a CDS encoding DNA double-strand break repair nuclease NurA → MTLDPVHVDGIADLAAYLARNVDDEEHTDLARTVWEEYLDPLYGPDGDVVLDPLGTRRLRSVDVDDVALADPPFETVHGLDSGTINPTTFKNGIVLDVAQAAMAAVPSDLDLHRHRSIVATTHANDATLKLDEPWRKLDEGHCRWRIIHAPRVSRYAEGVVHALALYLAESTHALEHADAVDDLLVLDGPLYPKELLNWRDRDGELRDLSREAKPKQVVENYVRLVERFVERDVPLCGFVKNPAAKHLVTAVRDRGMEAPWTDDTAFFTRLLERRAAGSRGTEGRDTSELTFTNWFVSRGGSDRTFSTDGDAYGLERNLDDDLYEVAFVVVYDPRTDVLYRVETPVAFARDEEVRRRLTTQMLRGVAAERGPPESVAKADELARISAREKIALRRKLEENLDSDAVRRYDDVRWTPEE, encoded by the coding sequence ATGACCCTCGACCCCGTCCACGTGGACGGAATCGCGGACCTGGCGGCCTATCTCGCCCGAAACGTGGACGACGAGGAGCACACCGACCTCGCCCGAACCGTCTGGGAGGAGTATCTGGACCCCCTGTACGGCCCCGACGGCGACGTGGTCCTCGACCCCCTCGGGACGCGCCGCCTCCGGTCGGTCGACGTGGACGACGTCGCCCTCGCGGACCCGCCGTTCGAGACGGTCCACGGCCTCGACTCGGGCACCATCAACCCGACGACGTTCAAGAACGGCATCGTCCTCGACGTGGCGCAGGCGGCGATGGCGGCCGTCCCCTCGGACCTCGACCTCCACCGCCACCGCAGCATCGTCGCCACCACCCACGCGAACGACGCCACGCTGAAACTGGACGAACCGTGGCGCAAACTCGACGAGGGGCACTGTCGCTGGCGCATCATCCACGCGCCCCGGGTGAGTCGCTACGCCGAGGGCGTCGTCCACGCACTCGCCCTCTACCTCGCCGAGAGCACGCACGCGCTGGAACACGCCGACGCGGTGGACGACCTCCTCGTCCTCGACGGCCCCCTCTACCCGAAGGAACTCCTGAACTGGCGCGACAGGGACGGCGAACTCCGCGACCTGTCGCGCGAGGCAAAGCCCAAACAGGTCGTCGAGAACTACGTCCGTCTGGTCGAACGGTTCGTCGAACGCGACGTCCCCCTCTGCGGGTTCGTCAAGAACCCCGCGGCGAAACACCTCGTCACCGCCGTCCGCGACAGGGGGATGGAGGCGCCGTGGACGGACGACACCGCCTTCTTCACCCGTCTGCTCGAACGCCGCGCGGCCGGCAGTCGGGGGACCGAAGGGCGGGACACGTCGGAACTGACGTTCACCAACTGGTTCGTCTCCCGCGGCGGGTCCGACCGGACGTTCTCGACGGACGGCGACGCCTACGGACTGGAACGGAACCTCGACGACGACCTGTACGAAGTCGCGTTCGTCGTCGTCTACGACCCCCGGACGGACGTCCTCTACCGCGTCGAGACGCCCGTGGCGTTCGCGCGCGACGAGGAGGTGCGACGGCGACTCACGACGCAGATGCTCAGGGGCGTCGCGGCCGAACGGGGGCCGCCCGAGTCCGTCGCGAAGGCGGACGAACTGGCGCGCATCAGCGCGCGCGAGAAGATAGCGCTCAGGCGGAAACTGGAGGAGAACCTCGACTCGGACGCCGTCCGCCGGTACGACGACGTCCGGTGGACGCCCGAGGAGTGA
- a CDS encoding nitroreductase family protein, producing MEYDEVVTSRRSVHQYADEPLPTDVIESIFERVRYAPSSYNLQPWEFLVLTDDGKRQRLREAAFDQEHVTEAPVAVVVLGNKDPAAHAEAVLDDWLAKGYLPNAEARDAVKGNVEGMADQPEEERRVWTVRSSTIAATELMNAAWDEGVASCPMGGFDPEGVLDAFDVDGDQYEPVLLVTLGYPAEEAADVENERKYRRPVDEIVHYDEFDPVESTELPEDAVAEAAADD from the coding sequence ATGGAATACGACGAAGTCGTCACGTCCCGGCGGTCCGTCCACCAGTACGCAGACGAACCGCTCCCGACCGACGTCATCGAGTCTATCTTCGAGCGCGTCCGCTACGCGCCGTCGAGCTACAACCTCCAGCCGTGGGAGTTCCTCGTCCTCACGGACGACGGGAAGCGTCAGCGACTCCGCGAGGCGGCGTTCGACCAGGAACACGTCACCGAGGCGCCCGTCGCCGTCGTCGTCCTCGGGAACAAGGACCCCGCCGCGCACGCCGAGGCCGTCCTCGACGACTGGCTGGCGAAGGGCTACCTGCCGAACGCCGAGGCTCGCGACGCCGTGAAGGGCAACGTCGAGGGGATGGCCGACCAGCCCGAGGAGGAACGACGCGTCTGGACGGTTCGGTCGTCCACCATCGCCGCGACGGAACTGATGAACGCGGCGTGGGACGAGGGCGTCGCTTCCTGCCCGATGGGCGGGTTCGACCCCGAGGGCGTCCTCGACGCGTTCGACGTCGACGGCGACCAGTACGAACCCGTGCTGCTCGTCACCCTCGGCTACCCCGCCGAAGAGGCCGCGGACGTGGAGAACGAGCGGAAGTACCGCCGTCCCGTCGACGAAATCGTCCACTACGACGAGTTCGACCCCGTCGAGTCGACCGAACTCCCCGAGGACGCCGTCGCCGAGGCGGCCGCCGACGACTGA
- a CDS encoding SDR family oxidoreductase: MTITSGRVLVAGATGGTGRRVVDLLRAADGDVVVRAMTRDADSESSLRERGADEVVVGDVLTPDDAARAVDAVDAVVCTLGSSPGIGTLTSDFADGEGTKNLVDAAAAAGVDHFVLVSSLGVGDSAPGMQLGLRLLFRGLGVLPAKARAEAHLRESGVTYTILRPGGLTNADATGDVVVGEGGDTVSGSIPRADVAGLCVASLFTPAAADRTFEVVARRGLRGTPEGVVDIDWQTAPAAARPDPGTEAVEESESAD, encoded by the coding sequence ATGACAATCACGAGCGGGCGAGTGCTGGTCGCCGGCGCGACGGGGGGGACGGGCCGCCGCGTCGTGGACCTCCTCCGGGCGGCCGACGGCGACGTGGTCGTCCGCGCGATGACGCGCGACGCGGACAGCGAGTCGTCGCTTCGCGAACGCGGTGCCGACGAAGTCGTCGTCGGCGACGTGCTGACGCCCGACGACGCCGCCCGCGCCGTCGACGCCGTCGACGCCGTCGTCTGTACGCTCGGTTCCTCGCCCGGTATCGGCACGCTCACGTCGGACTTCGCCGACGGCGAGGGGACGAAGAACCTCGTCGACGCCGCCGCGGCGGCCGGCGTCGACCACTTCGTCCTCGTCTCCTCGCTCGGCGTCGGCGACTCCGCCCCGGGGATGCAACTCGGCCTCCGCCTCCTGTTCCGCGGACTCGGCGTCCTCCCGGCGAAGGCGCGCGCGGAGGCGCACCTCAGAGAGTCGGGAGTCACCTACACGATTCTCCGTCCCGGCGGGCTGACGAACGCCGACGCGACGGGTGACGTCGTCGTCGGCGAGGGCGGCGACACCGTCTCCGGGAGCATCCCCCGCGCCGACGTCGCCGGCCTCTGCGTCGCCTCCCTGTTCACGCCCGCGGCGGCCGACCGGACGTTCGAGGTGGTCGCTCGTCGCGGCCTCCGCGGCACGCCCGAGGGCGTCGTCGACATCGACTGGCAGACCGCGCCCGCGGCGGCGCGACCCGACCCGGGAACCGAAGCGGTCGAGGAGAGCGAGTCGGCGGACTGA
- a CDS encoding ATP-binding protein, producing MSDLGDFTDFEGDSEAESSSQSTDASAAGEAQTRTQTASSDSAADTDAADDGVRDEVSFESYDVSPAGEDRGIGAVSVSQGLRVAEDGDDTTLRAFVTTGNRDDVRLGKYLLVPYPDDELLFCRITALEYAQEFQTDDATEIHARRAMRRQGFEERDYKFVASLDPVAVLFEDTETRSVSESRTPSGDGTELKRRMVDRVPKPGAVVAEATDPEQIKTGLKIPAEGVFLGHLSVGGEKVRTAAEPPTIDYRLKDDYADGDPLVFRHTLVAGGTGSGKTHASKNLLRQLLDADRTYEMDDGRDARMAVVQFDPQDEYAQMHDDNPAMTESVARRYEREGVAHGGHDDTLCLVPKEDGVPYGGDNHRAEQLEFTIPFSMARDRPWLVAGSSLNENQFPALKELLRRFFRQYGDEGTYREFLTFLDDPALKEELHESGRVHEATYDAVKRRVRGVPNGVFDQSARPITELDHELVRPGGLTVVPTYHLSTSRAKEMFVLAVSSMLIDDKLSNAPDSTRIKETPLVLGMDEAHNFLADADNVQARKVVSKFTEAAKQGRKERLGLFLITQDPQDVAEPVFKQVNTKLVLNLGDEDAIKSVNIPPNLEDKVPYMEKGQMVVYSPDNSEPVELVGLSTCVTRHGE from the coding sequence ATGTCCGACCTCGGTGATTTCACCGACTTCGAGGGCGACTCCGAGGCGGAGTCGTCCTCCCAATCGACCGACGCGTCCGCCGCCGGGGAGGCGCAGACGCGGACGCAGACGGCGTCGTCCGACTCCGCCGCCGACACCGACGCCGCCGACGACGGCGTGCGCGACGAGGTGTCGTTCGAGTCCTACGACGTGTCGCCCGCGGGCGAGGACCGCGGCATCGGCGCCGTCTCCGTCTCGCAGGGCCTCCGCGTCGCCGAGGACGGCGACGACACCACCCTCCGGGCGTTCGTCACGACGGGCAACCGCGACGACGTGCGCCTCGGCAAGTACCTGCTCGTCCCCTACCCGGACGACGAACTGCTGTTCTGTCGCATCACCGCCTTAGAGTACGCACAGGAGTTCCAGACGGACGACGCGACGGAGATTCACGCCCGGCGCGCGATGCGCCGGCAGGGGTTCGAGGAACGCGACTACAAGTTCGTCGCGTCGCTGGACCCCGTGGCGGTGCTGTTCGAGGATACCGAGACGCGAAGCGTCTCGGAAAGCCGGACGCCGTCCGGCGACGGGACCGAACTCAAGCGACGGATGGTCGACAGAGTCCCCAAACCGGGCGCCGTCGTCGCCGAGGCGACGGACCCCGAGCAGATAAAGACGGGCCTGAAGATTCCCGCCGAGGGTGTCTTCCTCGGCCACCTCTCCGTCGGCGGCGAGAAGGTCCGGACCGCCGCCGAACCGCCGACCATCGACTACCGCCTGAAGGACGACTACGCCGACGGCGACCCACTCGTGTTCCGGCACACTCTCGTCGCCGGGGGCACCGGGTCCGGGAAGACGCACGCCTCGAAGAACCTCCTGCGGCAACTGCTGGACGCCGACCGGACGTACGAGATGGACGACGGGCGCGACGCTCGCATGGCCGTCGTCCAGTTCGACCCGCAGGACGAGTACGCGCAGATGCACGACGACAACCCGGCGATGACCGAGTCGGTGGCGCGGCGGTACGAACGCGAGGGCGTCGCGCACGGCGGCCACGACGACACGCTCTGTCTCGTCCCGAAGGAGGACGGCGTCCCCTACGGCGGCGACAACCACCGCGCCGAGCAGTTGGAGTTCACCATCCCCTTCTCGATGGCGCGCGACAGGCCGTGGCTGGTCGCCGGCAGCAGCCTCAACGAGAACCAGTTCCCGGCGCTGAAGGAACTCCTCCGGCGGTTCTTCCGGCAGTACGGCGACGAGGGGACGTACCGGGAGTTCCTGACGTTCCTCGACGACCCCGCGTTGAAGGAGGAACTGCACGAGTCCGGCCGCGTCCACGAGGCGACGTACGACGCCGTCAAGCGGCGGGTCCGGGGCGTCCCGAACGGCGTGTTCGACCAGTCCGCGCGGCCCATCACGGAGTTGGACCACGAACTCGTCCGACCGGGCGGCCTCACCGTCGTCCCCACCTACCACCTCTCGACGAGTCGCGCCAAGGAGATGTTCGTCCTCGCGGTGTCGAGCATGCTCATCGACGACAAACTGTCGAACGCGCCCGACTCGACGCGAATCAAGGAGACGCCCCTCGTCCTCGGGATGGACGAGGCGCACAACTTCCTCGCCGACGCCGACAACGTGCAGGCGCGGAAAGTCGTCTCGAAGTTCACCGAGGCGGCCAAGCAGGGTCGAAAGGAGCGTCTCGGCCTGTTCCTCATCACGCAGGACCCGCAGGACGTGGCCGAACCCGTGTTCAAGCAGGTGAACACGAAACTCGTCCTCAACCTCGGCGACGAGGACGCCATCAAGAGCGTGAACATCCCGCCGAACCTGGAGGACAAGGTACCGTACATGGAGAAGGGGCAGATGGTCGTCTACTCGCCGGACAACTCCGAACCGGTCGAACTCGTCGGCCTCTCCACGTGCGTGACGCGGCACGGCGAGTGA
- a CDS encoding universal stress protein, giving the protein MARHLLLPVDGSPQSLEALQFAASEWEDARVTLLNVINPVDAGYRLSGFPAGSEEWYDAARERAEAVLDEAQAELPADATVDRRVEVGRPAAAILEVAREGDVDHVVVGSHGREGISRILLGSVAEAVVRRSPVPVTVVH; this is encoded by the coding sequence ATGGCCCGACACCTGCTCCTCCCCGTCGACGGGTCGCCGCAGTCCCTGGAGGCGCTTCAGTTCGCCGCCTCGGAGTGGGAGGACGCCCGCGTCACCCTGCTCAACGTCATCAACCCGGTGGACGCCGGCTACCGCTTGAGCGGGTTCCCCGCCGGGTCCGAGGAGTGGTACGACGCCGCCCGCGAACGGGCCGAGGCGGTGTTGGACGAGGCGCAGGCCGAACTCCCCGCGGACGCGACGGTGGACCGGCGCGTCGAAGTCGGCAGGCCCGCCGCGGCCATCCTCGAAGTCGCCCGCGAGGGCGACGTCGACCACGTCGTCGTCGGCAGTCACGGCCGCGAGGGAATCTCGCGCATCCTCCTCGGCAGCGTCGCGGAGGCCGTCGTCAGGCGGTCGCCCGTCCCCGTGACCGTGGTTCACTGA
- a CDS encoding KaiC domain-containing protein produces the protein MSDDDWFERAFADEEASRGDEADDAPADDDADPGDADPADAEGRGTTASDDPSTRDPRDTPADASEDAASRGDATADPPPTDGTPPESPASTGDDFEAAFGFEAGAASADSDSEDAGADPFGGVRDGPKRSPPGRSEDGHDPFPEDFAAAMKGAPSVSGDAEGEAPRPDAGTESFDEEEFDSDIDRLDIGIDGLDEMVLGGVPKRSLMVTIGSAGTGKTTFGLQFLNRALENGDKAVYITLEESRERIFDTAEEKGWEFRQYAAEDRLAVIDLDPVEMANSLANIQSDLPRLVADFGAERLVLDSVSLLEMMYDHPSERRSQVFDFARALKDAGVTTLLTSEAKEDNPYTSRHGLVEYLADAVFVLQYVRPSDFRETRLAIEIQKIRDANHSRETKPYELTSDGISVYRQANIF, from the coding sequence GTGAGCGACGACGACTGGTTCGAACGCGCGTTCGCGGACGAGGAGGCGTCGCGCGGCGACGAGGCCGACGACGCACCCGCGGACGACGACGCGGACCCCGGCGACGCTGACCCTGCCGACGCGGAGGGCCGGGGGACGACGGCGTCGGACGACCCATCGACGCGCGACCCGCGCGACACACCGGCAGACGCCTCCGAGGACGCGGCGTCTCGGGGCGACGCCACCGCGGACCCGCCGCCGACCGACGGGACACCGCCGGAGTCTCCGGCGTCCACCGGCGACGACTTCGAGGCCGCGTTCGGCTTCGAGGCGGGCGCGGCGTCCGCGGACTCGGACTCCGAGGACGCCGGCGCGGACCCGTTCGGCGGCGTGCGCGACGGCCCGAAGCGCTCGCCGCCGGGGCGGAGCGAAGACGGCCACGACCCGTTCCCCGAGGACTTCGCCGCCGCGATGAAGGGCGCGCCCTCGGTCTCCGGCGACGCCGAGGGGGAGGCACCGCGCCCGGACGCCGGCACCGAGAGCTTCGACGAGGAGGAGTTCGACTCCGACATCGACCGCCTCGACATCGGCATCGACGGACTGGACGAGATGGTCCTCGGCGGCGTCCCGAAGCGGTCGCTGATGGTCACCATCGGTTCGGCCGGGACGGGCAAGACCACGTTCGGCCTGCAGTTTCTCAACCGGGCGCTCGAGAACGGGGACAAGGCCGTCTACATCACGCTGGAGGAGAGCCGAGAGCGCATCTTCGACACCGCCGAGGAGAAGGGCTGGGAGTTCCGGCAGTACGCCGCGGAGGACCGACTGGCCGTCATCGACCTCGACCCCGTCGAGATGGCGAACAGTCTGGCCAACATCCAGAGCGACCTGCCGCGCCTCGTCGCCGACTTCGGAGCCGAACGCCTCGTTCTCGACTCGGTCTCGCTGCTGGAGATGATGTACGACCACCCCTCGGAACGCCGGAGTCAGGTGTTCGACTTCGCCCGCGCGCTGAAGGACGCGGGCGTGACGACGCTTCTCACCTCCGAGGCGAAGGAGGACAACCCCTACACCTCGCGGCACGGACTCGTCGAGTACCTCGCCGACGCGGTGTTCGTCCTCCAGTACGTCCGCCCGAGCGACTTCCGCGAGACGCGACTGGCCATCGAGATTCAGAAGATACGCGACGCGAACCACTCCCGGGAGACGAAGCCGTACGAACTCACGAGCGACGGCATCAGCGTCTACCGACAGGCGAACATCTTCTGA
- a CDS encoding HAD family hydrolase codes for MVVRRVAPAVTIRAVGFDLDYTLAVPTRDRATILRDAATAAGAPPLSREAYLDAHGRNLTRETRTPIFESLLAGRDTDADPAAVATAYREHIADALVPVPGAEAFLADLREEYAVGLLTNGPRVAQRDKLATLDWEDAFDVALVTGELPAGKPDAAAFEALLDALGTDPAETAYVGDDVDADVGGAADAGLVPIQVVFEGGPAPDARAAAHVEREVLVERLPSVLASL; via the coding sequence ATGGTGGTGCGTCGCGTAGCGCCAGCCGTGACTATCCGGGCGGTCGGGTTCGACCTCGACTACACACTCGCGGTACCGACGCGTGACCGAGCGACGATTCTGCGCGACGCCGCGACGGCCGCGGGCGCGCCACCACTCTCCAGAGAGGCCTACCTCGACGCGCACGGGCGCAACCTCACGCGGGAGACGCGGACGCCGATATTCGAGTCGCTTCTGGCCGGCCGGGACACGGACGCCGACCCGGCCGCCGTCGCCACGGCGTACCGCGAACACATCGCCGACGCCCTCGTCCCCGTGCCCGGCGCGGAGGCGTTCCTCGCGGACCTGCGCGAGGAGTACGCCGTCGGCCTCCTCACCAACGGCCCGCGCGTCGCCCAACGCGACAAACTCGCTACCCTCGACTGGGAGGACGCCTTCGACGTGGCCCTCGTCACGGGCGAACTCCCCGCCGGCAAGCCCGACGCGGCGGCGTTCGAGGCCCTCCTGGACGCTCTCGGCACGGACCCCGCGGAGACGGCGTACGTCGGCGACGACGTGGACGCCGACGTGGGGGGTGCGGCCGACGCCGGACTCGTGCCGATTCAGGTCGTCTTCGAGGGCGGCCCGGCCCCGGACGCCCGCGCCGCCGCCCACGTCGAACGCGAGGTACTGGTCGAGCGACTGCCGTCGGTGCTGGCGTCGCTCTGA